ATCACATATTCTTTCGTATAGCCAACAAAACTAATATTTGGAACGCCATCACCTTTGATTTTATCTTCATCGGCTTCATCATAGTTAGATGTCCCTGTTTTACCAGCTTGATAAATACCGTAAATTTGAGCGTTACGACCAGTTCCTCGGTTGATAACATCTTTTAACATGTCAGTAATCATATAAGACGTTGAGTCTTTCATGACGCGTGTCCCTTTATCTTCGTACATTTCTTCTGATCCATCATTAAAGACGATTCGGTTAACATAACTTGGTTGGTAATACTTACCACCATTGGCAAATGCCGCGTATGCTGCAGCCATTTTTAATGAACTGATTTCTTGATGAATTGCACTGGAATCAACAACGCCAATATTTTCGTTATAAATGTTTAGTTTCTTTTGGAACTTTGTCACATTATCAAAGCCAACTTCACGGATTGTTTTAGCTGCTGGAACGTTACGTGAGTCTATTAAAGCTTCACGCATTGTAAGAGCGCCACGATAACGATTATCATAGTTCATTAGATCAATATCTGTCCCTGGATATTGATACGGTTCATCAACGATTATCTTGCCAGTTGAATAATTTAAATATTCAATTGCAGGTGCATAGTCATTTAACGGCTTCATAGCGGAAGCAAAATCACGGGCATCACTAGTGGCTAAGTTTTGTGTTAACTGAGCATCTTCTGGTGCTTTACGATTTCCAATTTGGCTAACGATGTTACCGTTATTAGGATCAAGTACTGTAATTGCTACTTGTAAATCATCGTTTGTAAAGTCAATGTATTCATTTGTATTGACTATATTATATAGCTGTTCTTGTGCCTCTAAATCAATATTTGTATAGACATCTAGACCTTCAGAGTATATGTCGCGATCGGTTTTTTGTTTCACCTCTTTAATCACTTCACTCACATAGTTGTCAACGATTTGTTGTTCTTTTGAGTTGTCACTGTGCTTAATTAAATCTTTATCGATGGGTTCATCTACAGCTTTTTGGTAATCTTTTTTTGAAATGACTTTGTCTTCATACATCTGTTGCAATACTAAGTCACGTCTTCTTTTAGCACCTTCAGGGTTAATATATGGATCATATTCTGATGGTGCTTGAGGCAGACCTGCAAAAAGAGCTGTTTGAGCAAGTGATAATTCATCTAGAGATTTGTCATAGTAATATTTGGCAGCAGTTTTCATGCCGTAAACACCGTTTGACATATAAACTTTATTTATATAGTAGGTAATGATTTGGTCTTTTGACTTTTCACGTTCTAAACGAACAGACATCCAGGCTTCTTGGGCTTTTCTTTCGACTGTCTGGTTGGCTGCTGAAGTGTCAAAGAACGATAGCTTAATCAATTGCTGAGTTAACGTACTTCCACCTTGTAGACCGGAACTAGATCCAGTAATATTGGAAAGTAATGCACCAAAAATACGAATAGGGTCGACGCCAATATGCTTTTCAAATCGTTTGTCTTCAATTGAAATAATCGCATTCTTTAATTCAATGGGAATATTTTCACTAGAAGCGACTTCTCGCTTCATGGAGCCAAGTGTATAAAAGACTTCGTTATTAATGTCATATAAATCAGATGACTTGATACCTTCCAATTTTTTTTCATCTAAAATAGGGGCCTGTCGTGCGTAATTGACAAACAATGCCATACCTGTAAGACCGGCTAAAAAACCGATTAATCCCAGTATACCGATCATTTTTAATAGTGTTCGTTTAAGAGCAGTCGGCTTATTTTTTTGAGGACCTTTAGTTTGTTTGTGATAAGTCGAGGTTCTACTAACTTGTTGATTGTTTTCCATTATAATCTCCTATCTAACATCTTATCAATAATTTCTAAGTAGGCGATACGTGGTGAAATTCTAATAGGGACTAGCGCCACGTGCTCTTGGAAATAACTGTAAGGAATAGATTTTTTTCCAGTTTCTTTTTGGTTCCACCAGACCAATAAATCTTGTGCTTCTAGTAGGTAACACTCTTTTAGTGTGCTAAAATAAACTAGAAGGAAGACTAACCCTTGTTGTGACAGACATTGTTGCATGTGCTCAATCTGATGTTGGTGGATATTTGACAGAGGAAAGGATGTTTTATTACGTGTTTCCTTTGCTTCGAAATCTAAGTATCTACCTTGATAGACACCGTTGTAGTCAGTTGTTGAAGCTTGTTTGAAGTAAGCTTCTTTGATTGTAGCAGCACTACGTTTTGGATAATCGACTTTTACAATTTGAACAGGTGTGGGTTTTTTATGAATGACGGCAATACCTTTTGCTAAGTAATAGTCGTTACTTTCATTAATCATCTGTTCAAAGGTCATGCCACGATTAGCAAAGCTTTGTGTTTTTGGTAAGACTTTCTTATTCTGGGGGGCTTTAACTGATTGATAGCGTTGCCCATTAGGATAGTTCAAAGCCATGTTTATCACACTCCTAGAAGTATTATAACAAAAAAAGTTTTAGAAAGGAAAGAATGACGTGACAAACCTTAAGACTTTATATGTATCGGGCTACCGAACGTTTGAATTAGGTATATTTAAAGATAAAGACCCTAAAATAGCTATTATAAAAAAAGCTTTAAAGAAACAACTTATAATGTATTGTGAAAGTGGTTTGGAATGGGTAATCGTCAGTGGTAATTTAGGTTGCGAATTTTGGGCAACTGAAGTAGTAGGGGAACTTAAAACTGAAGGTTATGATCTCAAACTAGGACTTATCACGCCATATACTGATTTTGAAAAAAAATGGAATGAAGCTAATCAACATAAATTCATGCAGATGTCACAGTTAGCTGATTACCAGAATAGTGTTTCTCATGAGCCCTATCAACATCCTAGTCAATTAAAAAATCATAGTCGTTTTATTCTAGATCATACCGACGCGACACTTTTGGTTTATGATCGTGATTATCCGGGTAAAAGTGAGTTCTTTTTGAAAGAAATAGAACGTTTTATTAATAACAATGAGTATCTAATTGATTTAATTGATATGTTTTCACTACAAGATGCCGCAGAAAGTGAATAATTGTTTGATTTTCTCGTGTATTTTCGATACAATGAGTAAAGAAAGATTACATGAGAACTACTTATTAAGTTAGACATAAAGAAATAAATGGGGTGCCTATCAATGGGAAATTATCATTTAACTGCTAAAGACATTTTACAAAAAGAATTTAAACAAAAAATGCGCGGCTATGATCCAATCGAAGTCGACGAGTATTTGGATAGTATTATTAAAGATTACGAGCAATATAATCGTGAACTTCTAGAGTTGCGTGAAGAAAACGAACGCCTAGTGGCAAAAGTTGATCAATTAACACGTAGTACAGAAACACTATCACGCATTCGTCAAGATGCGCCAAAACAAACCACTACAGTCACTAACTTTGATATCATTAAACGTTTATCAAATTTAGAAAAAGAAGTGTTTGGTAAAAAATTAGCTGAAAAAGAAGTACCACAAGTACAAGTAACGGAAGATGTTAAAGAAACAAATGTACAAACGACACCGTTAACTTCTTCAGTACAAGAAGATTTAGAACAAACTAAACAATTTTAATTGTTAGGTTTTACTTGTAGTTTTCGGGTAATTACAGCAATCTTTTGATTGTTGAGGAAAGTCCATGCTCTCACAAGCTGCGATGCTTGTAGTGTTCGTGCTTAGCGAAAAAATAAGCTAAGGGACTCATTTATTGAGTTACGGCAACTAAAAAAGCTAAGGTCTTTGGACTATGCTTGAGTAAGTTTGAAAGTGCCACAGTGACGAAGTGTTTGGAGAAATTCAAACAGTGGAACGGGTAAACCCCTCGAGAGAGCAACCCAAATTATGGTCGGGGCATTCTTTTCACGGAATTGAACGTAGAAAGGGAACAAAGTAATCTTTGTAGACAGATTATTACCGTTGGTTTTTCGTTCCTGGGAAAACCAATACAGAACATGGCTTATAGAAAACTACATTAAACAGGATGAGGAGCTTTCCGTTGGTTTCAATGGAAAGCTTTTTTTAACATTAATCAAGACTATTATTTTTTAGGAGTGTAACATACAATGAAACAATTTAAATTAATGGCGACAGCCGCAAGCGGAATTGAAGCTTTAGTTGGCCAAGAATTGCGTGATTTAGGGATTGACTGTGAAATCGAAAATGGACGCGCAATTTTTTACGGTGATATTGAAACTATCGCAACTGCTAACTTATGGTTAAGAACAGCTGACCGTGTCAAAATTATCGTAGCTGAATTCGAGGCAACTACTTTTGAACAATTATTTGACAAAACCAACGCCATTGCTTGGGAAGAGTTACTTCCAATGGACGCTAATTTCCCAGTTGCAGGTAAATCAATTAAATCTAAGCTATTCAGTGTATCTGATTGCCAAGCCATTACGAAAAAAGCGATAGTAAAACGTCTAAGCGATTACTACAGCCGATATGGCCGTTTACCTGAGACAGGCGCACTTTATCAATTAGAAGTTGCGTTATTAAAAGACAAAGTAACGATTACCTTAGATACTACTGGTCCAAGTTTATTTAAACGTGGTTACCGTATCGACAAAGGTGGAGCGCCATTAAAAGAAAATATGGCAGCTGCCTTAATCAAATTATCAAAATGGCGTAAAGACCGTCCGTTCTATGATCCAGTATGTGGTTCAGGGACTATTTGTATTGAAGCGGCTTTAATCGGTCATAACATTGCCCCAGGTTTCAATCGTGACTTTGCGTGTGAAGAATGGGCATGGGTGGATCCTGCAATTTTTGATAAAGTTCGTGACGAAGCTGAATCAAAAGCGGATTACGATATTGAATTAGATATCTTAGGTTGTGATATTGATGGCCGCATGGTGGCGTTAGCCAAGAAAAATGCTGAAGAAGCTGGCCTATCAGATTCTATTACCTTTAAACAAATGCAATTAAGCGACTTTACGACGGATAAAGATTATGGCGTAATCATCGCTAACCCGCCTTATGGTGAACGTTTAGGTGAAGAAGAGTCAGTTCGTAAATTATACAAACAAATGGGAGAGGTTTACCGTCCATTAGATACTTGGAGTAAATACATTTTAACAAGTGACTTAGAATTCGAGAAATTCTATGGTGAAAAAGCAACGAAAAAACGTAAATTATATAATGGGGCGATTCGTACCGACTTATTCCAATATTGGGGTAAACGCCCACCAAGACAACCAAGACCTGAAACAACCGAAGCAAATTAATTTTGTAAAGAAAGAAGTGGCGTAAATGGGGTATACTGAGCAAGATTTATTGGAACATTTAAAAGAAATTTCTTTATTAAACGAAACGATGGGATTAGCGCATTGGGATATGACCACTGGCATGCCCGACAAAGCGAATGAACAACGTGGTGAGATGATCGCTTATTTAAGTGGTTTGTCTTATGAGTTAAATTTTGGCGAAAAAATGACTAATTTAATGACATACTTCGAAGATAAAACGTCAGAATTAAGCGAATTAGGTCAAAGTGCGTATGAAGTAGCTAAACGTGCCTTTGATTTGAACTACAAAATCGACAAAGAAAGCTTCCTAGGTTTTCAAAAAACCTTAACAAGTGCCCACGCTGATTGGGTAACATCACGTGAAACAAAAGACTTTAATGATTTTAAAGATTCGTTGACACGTTTAATTGACTATACGAAACAATTTATTCCTTTGTGGAAAAAAGATGAAGCGACACCTTATGATGTTTTGCTAAATCAATATGAGCCAGGGATGACGGTTGAAAAATTGGATGAAGTCTTTGCAACGGTTCGTAAAGGAATCATGGAGATTAGAGCTAAAATCGAAGCAGAAGGCAAGACACCACAAACAAACTTTTTATATCGTCATGTGTCAAAAGCTGAACAACGTGAGTTTGCTGAAAAAGTTATTGCTGATCTAGGTTATGACTTATCTCGTGGTCGTTTAGATGATACGATTCATCCATATGAGTTAACGCTAAATCAAAACGATGTCAGAATTACCACTCGTTGGGCAGAGGAAGACTTCCAAATGGCAATATTAGGAACGATTCATGAAGCTGGACATGGTTTATATGAACAAAATATTAATCCTGAGTTTGCTTACACGCCACTAGCAAATGGGGCATCAATGGGGATTCACGAATCACAGTCATTGTTTAATGAGTTAGTGATGGCTGGTAGTCAAAATTTCTGGAAACGTCAATATCCAGTATTGCAAGAAATTACGGGTGACACGTTTAAAGATATCGAATTTGAAACATTCTATCGTGGGCTAAAACAAACACGTGCAAGTCTAATTAGAATTGAGGCGGATTCTTTAACGTATCCACTTCATATCATTATCCGTTACGAAATCGAAAAAATGATTTTCAATGATGGGGTAGCAATCGAGGACTTGCCAAAAATCTGGAATGATAAATATGAAGAGTATTTAGGGATTCGTCCTGAAAACGACTTAGAGGGTATCTTACAAGATTCTCATTGGTCAGGAGGAAGCTTTGGATACTTCCCATCATATGCACTGGGTTATATGTACGCGGCCCAATTAGAGCATGCAATGAATAAAGACTTAGATGTTCAAGCTATTTTAGCAAGTGATGATTACTCAGCGATTATTGAATGGAATAAACACCATATTCATCAATATGGTGCAAGTAAAAAACCAAACTGGTTGATCGAGCAAGCAACAGGGGAAAGTCTAAATCCTACCTATTTAATTGAGTTCCTTAAAAACATGTATTATGCTGCGTATCAAATCACAGATAATAACTAGAAAAGAGATGACTTCGGTCATCTCTTTTTTGTTTTGTCTCTAAGTTAAGAAGAAAATGAATCATTATAAAACGATATTGCATGAGAAGATAATGAGAATACAATAAAATCAGTCACAGTCTTAGTTATCTGATTTTAAGGGAGTGATATAATAATGAATATTTAAACATAAAGGAGTGAGATTATGTCTCAAAAAGTAAAGAAAAGAGAATTTCCAACGGCGTATACTGTTATTATTATTGTGTTATTATTAGTTCAAATGCTTACGTTTTTTATTCCTTCAGGTAAATATAGTACCTTATCTTATGATGAGAACACTCAGACGTTTATGGTTATTGACGCTAATGAGCAACAGGTTCCTGAACCAGCTACTCAAGCTACATTAGATAAATATGGTATCACTATCCAATTAGATAAATTTACAGATGGTACTATTTATAAGCCTGTAGCCATCCCAAATTCTTACCAAGAAATTGAGAAAGAAAAACGAGGGTTAACAGGAACTATCAGACAATTCTTAGAATCTCAAATTAACGGGATAATTGATAGTATAGATATTATCGTCTTTATTCTGATATTGGGTGGTGTTATAGGGATTGTCAACGCAACAGGCGCAATGGATGCTGGAATGATGCGATTGGCTGAAAAAATGAATGGTAAACAAAAATGGTTAATTGTGATTATTACCACATTAGTCGCTTTAGGGGGTACAACATTTGGATTGGCTGAAGAAACGGTAGCTTTTTATCCTATTTTAGTCCCTATTTTTTTATTAGCAGGTTACGATACAATCACAGCGGTGGCGACTATTTATTTAGGAAGTGCGGTTGGTTCTATGATCTCAACAACCAATCCATTTTCAACAGTTATCGCATCAAACTCAGCGGGTATTAATTTTAGTGAAGGTATGGGATTGCGTGTTGTGATGTGGGTATTATGTGTAGGTGTATCAATTCTCTATACCATTCGTTATGCTGAAAAAGTTAGAAAGAATCCAGAAAAATCTATAATTGCGGATCAAATGGCAAGCCAAAAAGAAATGTTTTTAAAATCACATGAAGACGGCAGTAGCGTTGAATTTGATTTTCGTAAAAAATTAACGTTGATTATTTTTGCACTAGGTTTTGTGATTATGATATATGGTGTTCAACAATTAGGTTGGTATTTCACTGAAATTTCAATGGTATTTTTAGCGCTTGTTTATATTTTAATTTTCGTAGTAGGATTAAGTGAGAAGGAATATGTAAGTAGTTTTGTTGCGGGGGCGGGTGATTTACTAGGAGTCGCCTTAACTGTTGGGGTTGCTAGATCCGTAAGTATTGTTATGGAAACAAGCTTTGTCAGCGATACAGTGATGTACAAATTCAGTCAACTAATTTCAGGGATGAACAGTGTGTTATTCATCTGCGTGTTATATTTTGTTTATATTATCTTAGGTTTCTTTATTCAATCATCTTCAGGACTTGCGGTTCTATCAATGCCAATTATGGCACCATTGGCGGATGTTGTGGGGATTGACCGAGGTATGATTGTTAATGCGTATAACTGGGGACAAGGAATTATTGGATTAATTGCTCCGACTGGTTTAATCTTAGTTTCTTTATCATTGGTACAAGTCGGCTTTGACAAGTGGCTTAAGTTCGTGACGAAATTATTAGTTATATTAATTATTATGTCATTAATTGCTTTAAGTATTGGTGTCTTAATCTAAATAGTATTCGTTTAGAATGTGGTTATGATATAGTAAATTCATAACCACATTTTTTAGGAGGGTTCATCTTAATGAAAAAACCAAGAATTTATACCATAAATTTTGCGACAGTTTATCCATTGTATGTACAAAAAGTTGAGAAAAAAGGGCGAACAGAGGCTGAATTATTACAGATAATCGAGTGGCTAACAGGCTACGATCAATCTGCGCTTATACAACAGATGGAACGTCAAGTTGACATGGAAACATTAATCGATGAAGCACCGAGTTTTAATGCTAACAGTGCGTTAATTACTGGTGTAATCTGTGGTAAACGAGTAGAAGAAATAGAAGATAGCATGACTCAAAATATTCGCTATTTAGACAAAGTAGTCGATGAATTAGCAAAAGGCAAAAAGTTAGAAAAAATTATGCGTGAAGCCTAACATTGTCATAATATAGCAAAAAAGGAAGGGCCTATTTTCAATAGGTCTCTTCCTTTTTGACTATCGTTTAATGACACCCATCCCTAAAACGCCTGGTCCGGTATGGACTCCAAGGGCTGGACTAACTTCATCTAAATAAATATGATGAATATTTGGGAAACGTTTTTCAACGGCCTCTTTTAAAAGTTCAGCTTCTTCGATACAATTCCCGTAAGCAACTGCTAAATCATACGATTTGTGGTTACCGACAAATTTTTCAACTTCTTGAAGTAACTTTTCTAAGCTCTTTTTACGTCCACGGGCTTTAGTTACCGTGTAATAAATACCTTCTTCATTACAAGAAATAACAGGGTTTAGGTTTAAGGCTGTCCCTAAAATCGATGTAACAAGACCGATTCGTCCACCTTTTTTTAAGTACTCTAGTGTTGGAATGCTAAAGAAGACACGGGAATTTTGTACGTTTTCTTGTGATTTAGCAATGACTTGTTCGAAAGAGTTGCCGTTATCAATCATTTCTTTTACATGTACGGCTTGTAGACCGCCTCCAATACCTATACTTAATGTATCAACAAATCCACATACTAAATCTGAATAATCTTTTGACATTAATTTTAAAATGTTGTGTGTGCCGCTAAGACCACTTGAAATAGTAGCGATAATTAAGTGTGTGTATCCGTCAGCAATGATTTGATTAAATATCTTATCAATTGATTCTCCATTTGGAAGAGAAGTTGAAGGGATTTCTTTGCTTAAACGCTCGTAAATTTCCTTAGAAGTAATCGTTTCTTTATCAATATAAGTACCCTCTGGATAGATAATATTTAAAGGCACAACATAGATACCGTCTTTTTCTAAAATACTTTTAGGAACGTCCATTCCTGAATCGACTAACACAGCTATTTTTTCCAACATAATGATTAACCCCTTTTATTTAAGTGTTTTTTCTGTAATTAATTTTGAAGCCAACGTAATAGTTGCCATCTGAACTGTCAAATATTTGTCGTCGCAACGATTAATAATGATATTTCCATCGTTTACAATGCTGACGAGTGAAGCTATAGAATCCTCTAATTGTTGACAAAATTGATTATACGCTAAACGATAATCACCTTGATCAATTTGTTTTAAGATGCCTTGATGAATAGTAGGTAACTCAAAGGACTGTTTTAAGATAGTGATGATAATGAGACGAGCTAAGTGGCGTCGGTCGTATTTTTTTTTAACCGGGGCCAGAATATAGTCATGCTTGACATAGTTATGAACGATACTTGAAGTAATTAATTTATTCTTACTATCGTTCACTTTGAAAGGAAGAGTTGTTCGTTCAACTAATTGAATAACTTGTTCCATATATAAGTCGATGTCTGGTAATTGTTCCCATCTTGGGAGCTTGATTTCAAGTATTTCTTGATAGTAATCGTTTTCCATTAATTATCAAAACCTCTTTACTTAGTTTTTGAAACTATATATTATTTATAACACACTTCATTTATAAATAAAACAAAAAACTGTTGCAAAAATTATTACAACAGTTCCTTTTGCTTTAGTTTTTTAGCTAATCCTTGTCTTGCAAGATTATCTGCCCCTTTATTTTTAGCCTCTGGTAGCCATTGGATAAAAATTATTGGGAATTTTTGTAACAAGTGCTCAATTTTAATTAAGTATGGTTTAAATATCTTATTATGCGTGTATTGTTTATCAATTGTTTGAACAACGACCTTACTATCAGAATAGACATAAGTCGTTTGATGATGCCAGTTTTTTTCAATAGCAAATTCTAGCGCTGTTTGCAGGGCTAAAAATTCAGCTTCATGATTACTCATGACAGATGCAGGAAGGGCCATTTGCACTTGTTGATCATCAATAATATAGAGAAGTCCAAGACCACTTGGACCAGGATTACCTTTCGTTGAGGCATCAATGTAAATTTTTAGCATAAAAATCACTCCTTAGACTATCATACTACCTATGAAATATGATAATATTATTCTATCATTTGATGGATGTGTTGAACAACATGAATAAAGACAAACAATTAACTAAATTTTATTATCAACCGGATATAGCACATACTGTGATTTATTGGTCTTTATCTTTATGCCTATTCTTAGGAGGCATCATAATTACGTTGGAAAAAATTAAATTTTCATGGATGGCCGTTATGTTCATACTATTGGGTTTACTTTTGATTCTAATTGGTAGTAGTAGACGTCTTTGCATTAACGATCAAGAAATCACATTTAGTGTAGGGCTACCTATTTTTCAAAAAAACAAGCGAGTGCCAATCAAGAAAATTCATAAAATTTCATTAGGATCGAAAGGCTTTACGCTATATCAAGAAACACCAGACGGGGAATTCAATGAAATCATCTGCTTAATGAAAGAGAAGTCCCTGCAATATTTTGTTCAGACTATGACGGCCAACGAAGCATTTAATGGCGAAATTAGTGGACTAAATATAAATGAATTAATCGAATAGGTAAGGAAAGCTATCAAAAAAAGTGAAGGCACTAGCCTTCACTTTTTGTTTGTATTTTAACGTTAGTTGCTTGGAAACCACGCTTTCCTTCCATGATATCAAACTCAACTTCTTGATTGGCTTTTAAATTTTTGAAGCCATCTTGTTGGATTCCAGTAAAATGTACGAAGATTTCCTCATTTTCATAAGAAATAAAGCCATACCCCTTTTTTTCATCGAACCATTTGACGATACCGTGAGCCATTTTACATTCCTCCAAATTTTCAGTTTTGTATACGCTTTTATTATAGGGTTATTTAAAGAAAAGGTCAAACAAAGAAGTATCTATAAAAAAAATTAAGTTTATTTAACAAAATACCTTAATATAAGCTATAATGTAATCTAGTGAGATAAAAATGATTGAAAGGATGTTCGAATATGAAAATTAAATTAAATCGAAATTCAGGATTTTTTGCAATGGGTACACCCTTTGATATCTTAATAAATAAGTCTTCTAATACTAAGCTGGCTCATAATCAAAGTAAAGAAATTGAATACGAACCGGGCGATGTATTGAGAGCTAAATATTCACTATTAAAAAGTAATGAAGTTACACTTTCTGCTGAAGATGACGGAGCTACTTTTGAAATCACCTCAAATCCGAATATTATGAGAACATATATGACCATTTTTACATTGTTATTTATTTTCCCAGTTTTATTTCAACAATGGTTATTAGCAATATTAATTATTATTTTTTATGCTATTTTTGGGATGGCTGTTATGAACAAGTTTTACTTAATAAGTAAGGTTGAAGAGGTAAACAATGATGAATAATTCTGAACAGTTTTTAGCAACATTTAATCGGATTGAAAAATGGATGCGTCAACTTTTTGGCAATAAAACGAACATCGGCTTTACTGAGCTTGTACGACAATTATCTCGCCGTAAAGAATTACCTTTAGAGCAATATAGTGACGACCTAATTCAAATGGCGCAACTTCGTAATGCCATTATTCATGATCAAATCGCTCCAGATTTCGTGATTGCAGAACCTAATGAATGGGTAGTTAAACGTATAATTGAAATAGAAGAAGCATTGTTACATCCACAAACGGTAATCCCGTTATTTGAAAAAACTGTAACAGGTTTTAATGAATCGACATTACTTGGAGATTTATTAACCATTGTAGCTGAAAAGGGGTATTCACAATTTCCAATCTACAATAGCCGTGGCGTTTGTGAAGGTTTAATTACGGCACATGGATTAGGGATTTGGTTAGCAAAACACGCCAATAAAACGGCAATTGATGTTAGCAGTCAAACGGCAAAAGATGTGCTAGCAGCTGACCGTAAAAGTCAAAATTATCGTTTCGTTAAAGAATCGACAACCTTAAATGAGGTCGTTCATTTGTTTTTAACACAATCAACATTAGAAGCACTATTAATTACTAAAGATGGTAATCCTAATGGTAAATTAATAGGGATTATTAGACCAAGGGAAGCATTTGGTCATTTTTATAAGTAAGTGAGGAATTTAAATGATTTATTTAGCGTTGATCGTTGTCTTAGTGGCAATTGATCAAATTGTAAAGTTTTGGACGGTTCAAAACATTGCTTTAGGAGAAACGATTTTTGATAATCCCATTATCTCATTAACCTATTTACAAAATGATGGGGCAGCTTGGAGTATGTTAGAAGGAAAGATGTGGTTCTTCTATACGATTACTATTGTAGCTATCATCGTATTATCGACAATGATTTATAAAAATCGAAATGATTCTAAGTGGTTAACGTATGGGTTAACGATGGTACTAGCAGGTGCAATCGGTAACTTTGTTGATCGTTTACATCTAAAGTATGTGATTGATATGTTTCAAATTGAGTTTTTCAATTTCCCAATTTTTAATGTGGCGGATGTATGCATTACAATTGGTGTAATTTGTATTTTTATTTATCTGTTTTTTGTAGCAGAAGAAGATTAGGAGTTAGTTATGAACGAAATTTTAGAAGTAGTTATTGAAGAGCAAAAGGGAAGGCTTGATAAAGTGTTAACAGCTGAATTCAGCCAATTTTCACGCTCTCAAATTCAAAACTGGGTAAAGAATAATCACGTCTTAGTAAACGGTGAGGCGGCTCCTGCTAACTATAAAGTGAAGCATGCTGATGTTATTCGCATCGAACGTCCAGAAATCGTCGAGTTAGAATTAATCGCACAAGATATTCCACTTGACGTTGTATATGAAGATCAAGATTTAATGGTAATTAATAAGCCCCAAGGCATGGTAGTTCATCCATCCAAGAGTCATCCAGATGGAACATTAGTTAATGCCTTGTTGTTCCGCAATCACGATTTATCAGGAATTAACGATGTCATTCGTCCAGGCATAGTCCACCGTATTGACAAAGATACTTCAGGTTT
This is a stretch of genomic DNA from Vagococcus zengguangii. It encodes these proteins:
- a CDS encoding PBP1A family penicillin-binding protein yields the protein MENNQQVSRTSTYHKQTKGPQKNKPTALKRTLLKMIGILGLIGFLAGLTGMALFVNYARQAPILDEKKLEGIKSSDLYDINNEVFYTLGSMKREVASSENIPIELKNAIISIEDKRFEKHIGVDPIRIFGALLSNITGSSSGLQGGSTLTQQLIKLSFFDTSAANQTVERKAQEAWMSVRLEREKSKDQIITYYINKVYMSNGVYGMKTAAKYYYDKSLDELSLAQTALFAGLPQAPSEYDPYINPEGAKRRRDLVLQQMYEDKVISKKDYQKAVDEPIDKDLIKHSDNSKEQQIVDNYVSEVIKEVKQKTDRDIYSEGLDVYTNIDLEAQEQLYNIVNTNEYIDFTNDDLQVAITVLDPNNGNIVSQIGNRKAPEDAQLTQNLATSDARDFASAMKPLNDYAPAIEYLNYSTGKIIVDEPYQYPGTDIDLMNYDNRYRGALTMREALIDSRNVPAAKTIREVGFDNVTKFQKKLNIYNENIGVVDSSAIHQEISSLKMAAAYAAFANGGKYYQPSYVNRIVFNDGSEEMYEDKGTRVMKDSTSYMITDMLKDVINRGTGRNAQIYGIYQAGKTGTSNYDEADEDKIKGDGVPNISFVGYTKEYVIAVWIGYEDFFQAIPESEQGIAMAIYRNMMSYLMNNVQSSDWDMPDSVVKYGSELFVKGYTWTQPTTPSYSSEPSYTPSSSKEKPESSVESEEKSSESEKDSSKSSEEKPESSIESEEKPDSSEEKPQSSEQPPASSEEPAPSTEKPAETQPSSEEKPADAAKADGSNQDDKD
- the recU gene encoding Holliday junction resolvase RecU, with product MALNYPNGQRYQSVKAPQNKKVLPKTQSFANRGMTFEQMINESNDYYLAKGIAVIHKKPTPVQIVKVDYPKRSAATIKEAYFKQASTTDYNGVYQGRYLDFEAKETRNKTSFPLSNIHQHQIEHMQQCLSQQGLVFLLVYFSTLKECYLLEAQDLLVWWNQKETGKKSIPYSYFQEHVALVPIRISPRIAYLEIIDKMLDRRL
- a CDS encoding DUF1273 domain-containing protein is translated as MTNLKTLYVSGYRTFELGIFKDKDPKIAIIKKALKKQLIMYCESGLEWVIVSGNLGCEFWATEVVGELKTEGYDLKLGLITPYTDFEKKWNEANQHKFMQMSQLADYQNSVSHEPYQHPSQLKNHSRFILDHTDATLLVYDRDYPGKSEFFLKEIERFINNNEYLIDLIDMFSLQDAAESE
- the gpsB gene encoding cell division regulator GpsB → MGNYHLTAKDILQKEFKQKMRGYDPIEVDEYLDSIIKDYEQYNRELLELREENERLVAKVDQLTRSTETLSRIRQDAPKQTTTVTNFDIIKRLSNLEKEVFGKKLAEKEVPQVQVTEDVKETNVQTTPLTSSVQEDLEQTKQF
- a CDS encoding THUMP domain-containing class I SAM-dependent RNA methyltransferase, which translates into the protein MKQFKLMATAASGIEALVGQELRDLGIDCEIENGRAIFYGDIETIATANLWLRTADRVKIIVAEFEATTFEQLFDKTNAIAWEELLPMDANFPVAGKSIKSKLFSVSDCQAITKKAIVKRLSDYYSRYGRLPETGALYQLEVALLKDKVTITLDTTGPSLFKRGYRIDKGGAPLKENMAAALIKLSKWRKDRPFYDPVCGSGTICIEAALIGHNIAPGFNRDFACEEWAWVDPAIFDKVRDEAESKADYDIELDILGCDIDGRMVALAKKNAEEAGLSDSITFKQMQLSDFTTDKDYGVIIANPPYGERLGEEESVRKLYKQMGEVYRPLDTWSKYILTSDLEFEKFYGEKATKKRKLYNGAIRTDLFQYWGKRPPRQPRPETTEAN